DNA from Stenotrophomonas acidaminiphila:
ATGCTGGCTTCGGTGTTGCCGCTGGCCACGCTGCCGAAGATCGCCACGCTGACCAGCAGCGGGCCGATGGTGGTGCCGAAGTTGTTGACCCCGCCGGCCAGGGTCAGGCGCTGCGCGCCGGTGGCCGGATTGCCCATCACGATGGCCAGCGGGTTGGCCGCGATCTGCTGCAGCGAGAACCCCAGGCCGACGATGAACAGGCCCGACAGCATCAGCACGAACGAGCCGCTGTTGGCCGCCGGATAGAACAGCAGCGTGCCCAGCGCCGACACCAGCAGGCCCAGGCAGATGCCGTTGCGGTAGCCGATGCGGCTGAGCAGGTCCTGGCCGGCGAGCCGGGAGACGCCGAAATAGACCAGCGAGCCGACCGTGTAGGCGATGTAGAACGCGAACGACACCAGCTGGCTCTGCGCGTGGCTGAGGTTGAAGGCCTTCTGGAAGACCGGGATCAGGATGTCGTTGCTGGCGGCGACGAAGCCCCAGAAAAAAAACACCGTGATGAGCACACCGAACTGCGACCAGCGGGTTTTCTGCGTCATGGCATCCCGATCTCGTTGTCGTCGTCACCGCGGGCGCGCCAGGTCCGCCCTTGCGGCGCCGTGGAGGGCCCTTGCGCTACGGTCGCCTCGCGCCATGCGCCTTCCCCGGGCGGCGACGGACCGTCGGCCGTTTTAGGCGCGATCGGGCGATGCTGTCAACGGATGCCTGCCGCTGTGCCGGCCGCTGCGCGGGTTCGGCATCGCCCAGCGGGCCGGGCGCACGCTGCCGGCGGCACCCGGCAGTGCACCGGCGCGGCGGCTCAGTACAGCGTGCGCTGGTCCGCCGGCGGCGGGTTGTACTGGTAGAGCCAGGTCTCGGTAAGGGCCCTGCCGCCGCTACGCAGGTACAGGCGGATGTCGATCTGCCCGGTCCCGTTGTCGGGCGGCACCAGGTCGAACATGGCGCGGTAGCCGTTGATCTCGCGCAGCGGCCGGGCCGACACCACTTCCACCCGGCCACTGCTGGCTTGCACCACCGCCTCGACCTCGGCCTTGTCGATCAGGCTGGCCAGGTCGCCGCCCTCGAAGTCCACCGCGAAGCGCCAGGAGAAGTACTCGCGCTTCTTGCCGATCACCCCGCCCAGCCCGGTGCGGCTGGCCACGCAGTAGCCCAGCGGCGGCCGCGCCGGCGGTTGCGCGCCCCAGTACAGCCGGTAGCCGACCAGCAGTTCCTGCCCCGGCTGCGGCTTCTGCTTCGGGTTCCAGAACGCGACGATGTTGTCGAAGGTCTCGTCGACGGTGGGAATCTCCACCAGTTGCACCGAGCCCTCTCCCCATTGCCCCTTCGGCTCGACCCACAGGCACGGGCGCTTCTCGTAGAATACGCCGTCGTCCTGGTAATGGTCGAAATTGCGGTCGCGCTGCAGCAGGCCGAAGCCGCGCGGGTTGTTGTCCACGAACATGTTGAAGCGCAGCTGCGCCGGGTTGCACAGCGGGCGCCAGATCCACTCGCCGGCGCCGCTCCACATCGACAGGCCGTCGGTATCGTGGATTTCCGGGCGCCAGTCCCAGGCCATGCGGCGGTCGTTCTCGCCCACCTGGTACATGCTGGTGCACGGGGCGATGCCCAGCCGCTCGATCTCGCGGCGCGGGTACAGCGCGCTGTCGATGTCCATCAGCAGCACGTCGCCGTTGGTGATGGCGAAGCGGTAGGCGCCGGCCACGCTCGGCGAATCCAGCAGGCCATAGACCACCACGGTGTCCGAATCGCGCGCCGGCTGTTCCAGGTAGTAGGCGATGAAATCGGGGAATTCCTCCGGCCTGCCGGTACCGGTGTCGATCGCCAGTCCGCGCGCGGACTGGCCGTACTGGCCCTCCTTGCCCACCGCGCGGAAGTAGCTGGCGCCCAGGAACGCGGCGAAGTCGCGCTCGGTGTCGCTGCGGGTGTTGAGGCGGAAGCCGGCGAAGCCCAGGTCTGGCGGCAGCCGCCCGCCGTGGATGCCGCTGTTGCCGTAATCGAACGCGGCGCCGTCGTAGGCCAGCTCCTGCGCCTGGCCGCCGACCACGTCGAACATGCGCACCGGCGAATGGAAGTACAGGCCCAGGTGGAAGAACCTGGCCTGGAACCTGCCGGGCTGGTCGGCCCACAGCGCGTGGTCCTGGCGGTAGCGGATGGACTGGTACTGGTCCCAGTCCAGCGCCTCCACTTCCGGCGGCAGGGTGCGCTTGTGGCTGCGGTACGGTGCCTGCGACAGCGCGCGCGCCTGGCCCTTGAGCGCGGCGAAGTCGAACGGCTGCGGCTGGCCGATGCGACGCAGGCCCACCTGCCGTTCGGCGGCGGCGCAGGCCGGCAGCGCCGGCAGTCCGAAGGCGGCCAAGGCCAGCGAGGCGCGCTGGAGGAAGTCGCGTCGATCCATGCGGTCGTCCGGTTAGGGGGTGGGCGGATGATAGGTAGCGGCGGGTGAACGAAGGTAAGCCGCGGGTGAAGGCGGGCCCGGCCGCGCGCCGGCCCGCCGCGGCCGCTCAGCGCTGGCAGTGGCCGCACCACACGCTGGCGCGCTGGCCGATGCTGGCATGGCGCAGCGGGCGCCCGCAGCGCACGCAGGCCTGGCCCTCGCGCCCGTACACCGACAACTCCTGCTCGAAGTAGCCGGGGGCGCCGTCGGGACTGATGAAATCACGCAGGGTGGTGCCGCCGCGGGTGATGGCATGGCCGAGGATGTCCTTCACCGCGGTGGCCAGGCGCTGGTAGCGCTCGCGCGACACCTTGCCGGCCTCGCGCAGCGGATTGATCCCGGCCATGAACAGGCTTTCGGCGGCATAGATGTTGCCGACGCCGACGACGATGCGCTGGTCCATCAGGAAGCTCTTGACCGGTGCGCTGCGGCCGCGGCTGCGCGCGAACAGGTAGTCGCCGTCGAACGCCGCGTCCAGCGGCTCGGGGCCGAGCCCGCGCAGCAGTTCGTGGGTCTGGCCCGGCGGCTGCCAGAGCAGGCAACCGAACCGGCGCGGGTCGTTGAAACGCAGCAGGCGCCCGTCCTCGAGGCTGATGTCGACGTGGTCGTGCGCGCGCACCGGGGTGTCGCCGGGCAGCACGCGCAGGCTGCCGGACATGCCCAGGTGCAGCAGCGCGCTGCCGGCATCGGTATCGAGCAGCAGGTACTTGGCGCGGCGGCGGATCGCGGCGATGCGCTGGCCGGGCAGCGCCCGCTCGATGTCCGGCGGAATCGGCCAGCGCAGGTCCGGCCGGCGCAGGATCACGCCATGGATGCGGCGCCCCTGCAGGTGCGGTTCCAGGCCGCGGCGGGTGGTTTCTACTTCGGGCAGTTCGGGCATGGCGGCCATTGTAGGCGTGGGACCACGCCGCCGCGCCGCGCTGTCGCTCCGGGCAGGCGGCAGGCCACCGGCAGAGGCGGGATTGCCGCGGGTGCGGCTTCACCGGGAATGCTGCATGCGCGGCAAGCCCCGCATCTACGACGCAGGCCACCCCACACAGCGCGGGTGCGGGGCTTGCCCCGCGCCCGGGCGTTCCCGGCATGGCCGCTTGTCGGGCAGGCCCCGCCAGGCCGGGAGAGCCACGGTCAACGCGGCGGCGCCATCAGCTCGCGTGCATCCAGGAAGCCATCGCCGTTGGCATCCTGCCGGTGGAATCGGGCGAGGATCGCCTGCTCGTGCTGGTCGCGGGTGATCGGCCGGCCGCGGCCGCCGGGCTGTTCCGCCGGCTCCAGCACGCCGTTGCCGTCGCGGTCCATGCGCTCGAAGGCGTAGCGCATCCACCGCAGGTATTCGTCCGGCGCGACCCGGCCGTCGCCATCCAGATCCATGCGCCGCAGGTAGTCGCCGGCGTCCTGCACCTGCGCCGGTGCGGCCCAGGGCAGCAGCGCCGCCAGCAGGGCCGGCAGGCGCCGCGCGGGGCGGCGCCCATGGCCCGGTGCGGCGGCGCGGGTGGTCATGCCGCGTTGAGCGAGTAACCCTTCAGCCGCGCCGCATAGGCCTGCAGCGCGGCCACGCCGCTGGCCTCGGCCTCGTGGCACCACTGCTGCAGGTGGCGCAGGCGTTCGGCGGCGTCATGGGTGCGCGCCTCCAGCAGTGCCGACAGGCGCGCACGGTGCTCCACCAGCAGCTGGATGCGCGGGCGCTGGCTCACCCACTGCTGCAGCTGCTCGCGGCAGGCCGGCTTGAGCCAGCGGCCGTCATTGACCAGGCCCTTGCGCATGCGCCGCGGCAGCATCTTGCGCAGCTTGGCGCCGGCGGCGGCCGCCTCTTCACGCAGGGCCGGGGCGAACACGTTGCGCTGGTAATCGGTCATCGCCTGGAAGCGGTGCGACAGCAGTGCCTTGAGGGTGTCGGTATCGGGCACGGCGATGTTCGGGCGGATGTCCATGGTCGGCGCCACGCG
Protein-coding regions in this window:
- a CDS encoding glucan biosynthesis protein D — translated: MDRRDFLQRASLALAAFGLPALPACAAAERQVGLRRIGQPQPFDFAALKGQARALSQAPYRSHKRTLPPEVEALDWDQYQSIRYRQDHALWADQPGRFQARFFHLGLYFHSPVRMFDVVGGQAQELAYDGAAFDYGNSGIHGGRLPPDLGFAGFRLNTRSDTERDFAAFLGASYFRAVGKEGQYGQSARGLAIDTGTGRPEEFPDFIAYYLEQPARDSDTVVVYGLLDSPSVAGAYRFAITNGDVLLMDIDSALYPRREIERLGIAPCTSMYQVGENDRRMAWDWRPEIHDTDGLSMWSGAGEWIWRPLCNPAQLRFNMFVDNNPRGFGLLQRDRNFDHYQDDGVFYEKRPCLWVEPKGQWGEGSVQLVEIPTVDETFDNIVAFWNPKQKPQPGQELLVGYRLYWGAQPPARPPLGYCVASRTGLGGVIGKKREYFSWRFAVDFEGGDLASLIDKAEVEAVVQASSGRVEVVSARPLREINGYRAMFDLVPPDNGTGQIDIRLYLRSGGRALTETWLYQYNPPPADQRTLY
- a CDS encoding DNA-formamidopyrimidine glycosylase, with product MPELPEVETTRRGLEPHLQGRRIHGVILRRPDLRWPIPPDIERALPGQRIAAIRRRAKYLLLDTDAGSALLHLGMSGSLRVLPGDTPVRAHDHVDISLEDGRLLRFNDPRRFGCLLWQPPGQTHELLRGLGPEPLDAAFDGDYLFARSRGRSAPVKSFLMDQRIVVGVGNIYAAESLFMAGINPLREAGKVSRERYQRLATAVKDILGHAITRGGTTLRDFISPDGAPGYFEQELSVYGREGQACVRCGRPLRHASIGQRASVWCGHCQR